Proteins encoded together in one Salarchaeum sp. JOR-1 window:
- a CDS encoding hydroxymethylglutaryl-CoA synthase family protein: protein MVSIRGYGSYVPLYRIERSTIAEQYGERAGGGETAVPAHDENVTTLGVQAAKNALSHAGVDAPDAVYAATTSDDFDERGVAAHVAYAVGADGDARVSDFQGSARAATNAVLAARDTVEAGRAETALVVASDVLTADAGTRAERTAGAGAGALVLGTGDGVADLRETAVATTGFVGRFAPSDGPPETGDGRFNRERYLDAVTTAVNGLDGSFDRAALPAPDGRWASKAAGALDLDADLDSTFDAVGFAGAGGVLLDLATGLDAADAGDTVLVAGYGPGGCDALSIDRTTDGTPEMTTDDYIESKEHVPYGKHRGFRGGAA, encoded by the coding sequence ATGGTGTCGATACGGGGGTACGGCTCCTACGTGCCGCTCTACCGGATCGAGCGGTCGACCATCGCCGAACAGTACGGCGAGCGCGCGGGCGGCGGGGAGACCGCCGTCCCCGCGCACGACGAGAACGTCACGACGCTGGGCGTGCAGGCCGCGAAGAACGCGCTCTCGCACGCCGGCGTAGACGCGCCGGACGCGGTGTACGCCGCGACGACGAGCGACGACTTCGACGAGCGCGGGGTCGCCGCGCACGTCGCGTACGCGGTCGGCGCGGACGGGGACGCGCGCGTCTCCGACTTCCAGGGGAGCGCGCGGGCGGCGACGAACGCCGTGCTCGCCGCGCGGGACACCGTCGAGGCCGGGCGCGCCGAAACGGCACTGGTGGTCGCGAGCGACGTTCTCACCGCCGACGCGGGGACGCGCGCCGAGCGGACGGCCGGCGCGGGCGCGGGTGCGCTCGTCCTCGGAACCGGTGACGGCGTCGCGGACCTCCGCGAGACGGCGGTCGCGACCACGGGGTTCGTCGGGCGGTTCGCGCCGTCTGATGGCCCCCCGGAGACGGGCGACGGCCGGTTCAATCGCGAACGCTACCTCGACGCCGTCACGACCGCCGTCAACGGGCTCGACGGCTCGTTCGACCGAGCGGCCCTCCCCGCTCCGGACGGCCGCTGGGCGTCGAAGGCCGCGGGCGCGCTCGACCTCGACGCCGACCTCGACTCGACGTTCGACGCGGTCGGGTTCGCGGGCGCGGGCGGCGTCCTCCTCGACCTCGCCACGGGCCTCGACGCCGCGGACGCCGGGGACACCGTCCTCGTCGCCGGCTACGGCCCCGGCGGCTGCGACGCGCTCAGCATCGACCGCACGACCGACGGAACACCCGAGATGACCACTGACGACTACATCGAGAGCAAGGAGCACGTGCCGTACGGCAAACACCGCGGCTTCCGCGGAGGTGCGGCCTGA
- a CDS encoding Zn-ribbon domain-containing OB-fold protein → MGAYVSLPTWWRSNDSRYRLVLGKCPECGAHNFPAEGVCASCNADADFEEVEPEGTGTVQAVTVISGGAPPEFDEYQTREGAFATGIVELAEGARLPGMFCDCDPSEVSRGDRVEAVVRRLYEQEGVPRYGVKFRPVE, encoded by the coding sequence ATGGGAGCGTACGTCAGCCTCCCGACGTGGTGGCGGAGCAACGACTCCCGGTACCGTCTCGTGCTCGGGAAGTGCCCTGAGTGCGGCGCGCACAACTTCCCCGCCGAGGGCGTCTGCGCGTCCTGTAACGCGGACGCCGACTTCGAAGAAGTCGAACCCGAGGGCACCGGAACCGTGCAGGCCGTGACGGTCATCTCCGGCGGCGCGCCGCCCGAATTCGACGAGTACCAGACCCGGGAGGGCGCGTTCGCCACCGGCATCGTCGAACTGGCGGAGGGCGCGCGACTCCCCGGGATGTTCTGCGACTGCGACCCGAGCGAGGTTTCGCGCGGCGACCGCGTCGAGGCCGTGGTGCGCCGACTCTACGAGCAGGAGGGCGTGCCGCGGTACGGCGTGAAGTTCCGGCCGGTCGAGTAG
- a CDS encoding N-acyl homoserine lactonase family protein, translated as MVDATIDVIDRGGLKCDLNYLIEGNTLGSHDEPNPDTDYAEIPVWNLVIDHPEATILWDTGNHEDALDGHWPEGLKQAFYPHDVREHTLEGDLDDAGYSLDDIDAVFQTHLHLDHAGGLHHFDGTDVPVYVHEEEVKFAYYSAKTDKGSSAYILGDFDHDLNWQIIHQDRESHFEDTEFIRLPGHTPGLTGTMIHLDDDGTVVFAGDEIYQSENYDDETPLGAGLLWSHQHWFESLQRLKDLERRHDAEVVYGHDPAQFERIQEGWA; from the coding sequence ATGGTAGATGCTACCATTGACGTTATCGACCGTGGCGGCCTGAAGTGCGACCTGAACTACCTCATCGAGGGGAACACACTCGGGTCACACGACGAACCGAATCCGGACACCGACTACGCCGAAATCCCGGTGTGGAACCTCGTCATCGACCACCCGGAGGCGACCATCCTCTGGGACACCGGAAACCACGAGGACGCCCTCGACGGTCACTGGCCGGAGGGGCTGAAACAGGCGTTCTACCCCCACGACGTACGCGAGCACACGCTCGAGGGCGACCTCGACGACGCCGGATACAGCCTGGACGACATCGACGCGGTGTTTCAGACGCACCTCCACCTCGACCACGCGGGCGGTCTCCACCACTTCGACGGCACGGACGTTCCCGTCTACGTCCACGAGGAAGAGGTGAAGTTCGCGTACTACAGCGCAAAGACCGACAAGGGAAGTAGCGCGTACATCCTCGGCGACTTCGACCACGACCTGAACTGGCAGATCATTCACCAAGACCGCGAGTCGCACTTCGAGGACACGGAGTTCATCCGACTCCCCGGCCACACGCCCGGGCTCACCGGGACGATGATTCACCTCGACGACGACGGAACCGTGGTGTTCGCGGGCGACGAGATCTACCAGAGCGAGAACTACGACGACGAGACCCCGCTCGGCGCGGGCCTCCTCTGGAGCCACCAGCACTGGTTCGAGAGCCTCCAGCGGCTCAAAGACCTCGAACGGCGCCACGACGCCGAGGTCGTCTACGGACACGACCCCGCGCAGTTCGAGCGGATACAGGAGGGGTGGGCGTAG
- a CDS encoding thiolase domain-containing protein: MNDVYVVGAGQTDYGSFPRESYRSLFKEAVDTAVDSVDAEFDRESVDEAYVGTLGVGGRQLGLPGPAVTEFAGLNGTATTRVENACAASGVALRQAVLAVRAGVADVALAGGFEVMNDVSSERTGEWLGVSGETEWERMAGTTFSGVYAQMADAHMAEHGTTREHLSRVAVKNHANGAKNPHAQLGFETTLADAMNAPAVADPLNLFDCCPTSDGASAVLVASRDAAEELTDNPIRIAGAGQSSGRVGLFQRPTLTEIPATQRAAEQAYDEADIGPEDVEFAEVHDCFSIAELLAYEDLGFCERGEGGPYVASGATEPDGERPVNLSGGLKAKGHPIGATGGGQVVEVFKQLRGEAGDRQVSGLSRGLTHNVGGSGGAVAVHVFEEGWA; the protein is encoded by the coding sequence ATGAACGACGTGTACGTCGTGGGCGCGGGTCAGACGGATTACGGGTCGTTCCCGCGCGAGTCGTATCGCTCCCTGTTCAAGGAGGCCGTGGACACGGCGGTCGACTCCGTCGACGCGGAGTTCGACCGCGAGTCGGTGGACGAGGCGTACGTCGGCACGCTCGGCGTCGGCGGCCGCCAGCTGGGGCTTCCCGGCCCCGCCGTCACGGAGTTCGCGGGATTGAACGGCACGGCGACGACGCGCGTCGAGAACGCCTGTGCGGCGAGCGGCGTCGCGCTCCGACAGGCCGTGCTCGCCGTGCGCGCGGGCGTCGCTGACGTGGCGCTCGCGGGCGGGTTCGAGGTGATGAACGACGTGAGTAGCGAGCGCACCGGCGAGTGGCTCGGCGTCTCCGGCGAGACGGAGTGGGAGCGCATGGCCGGCACGACGTTCTCCGGCGTGTACGCGCAGATGGCGGACGCGCACATGGCCGAGCACGGAACGACGCGCGAACACCTCTCGCGAGTCGCGGTGAAGAACCACGCGAACGGCGCGAAGAACCCGCACGCCCAGTTGGGGTTCGAGACGACCCTGGCGGACGCGATGAACGCGCCCGCGGTCGCGGATCCCCTGAACCTGTTCGACTGCTGTCCGACCTCGGACGGCGCGAGCGCGGTCCTGGTGGCGTCCCGGGACGCCGCGGAGGAACTCACCGACAATCCGATTCGCATCGCGGGCGCGGGCCAGTCGAGCGGCCGCGTCGGGTTGTTCCAGCGGCCGACCCTCACCGAGATTCCGGCGACCCAGCGCGCCGCCGAACAGGCGTACGACGAGGCCGACATCGGCCCCGAGGACGTGGAGTTCGCGGAGGTCCACGACTGCTTCAGCATCGCGGAACTCCTCGCGTACGAGGATCTCGGGTTCTGCGAGCGCGGCGAGGGCGGGCCGTACGTCGCGTCCGGCGCGACCGAACCCGACGGCGAGCGCCCCGTGAACCTCTCCGGCGGCCTGAAGGCGAAGGGCCACCCCATCGGCGCGACCGGCGGCGGGCAGGTGGTGGAGGTGTTCAAACAACTCCGCGGCGAGGCCGGCGACCGTCAGGTCTCGGGGCTCTCCCGCGGCCTGACGCACAACGTCGGGGGGAGCGGTGGCGCCGTCGCGGTGCATGTCTTCGAGGAGGGATGGGCGTGA
- a CDS encoding isoprenylcysteine carboxylmethyltransferase family protein, translated as MTVVGLTSPYVYVLGAVYAAWIVPELVDDARGSEGGPDLDANSRVVLSVAVGAGFAVAFWLAFRAPAWATFGGLAVPAFWTGVLATLAGVALRWYSIRTLGDAFDRSVTVRDDQSVVARGPYAVVRHPAYTGGFVALLGVALSLGTWPGVAAVAAGVSAGYAYRIRVEERALRRELDGYDDYCERVPDRLVPGVY; from the coding sequence GTGACTGTCGTCGGCCTCACGTCGCCGTACGTGTACGTGCTCGGCGCGGTGTACGCCGCCTGGATCGTCCCCGAACTGGTGGACGACGCGCGCGGGAGCGAGGGCGGCCCCGACCTCGACGCGAACTCGCGGGTCGTGCTGTCCGTCGCGGTAGGAGCGGGGTTCGCGGTCGCGTTCTGGCTCGCGTTCCGCGCGCCGGCGTGGGCGACGTTCGGCGGGCTCGCAGTTCCCGCGTTCTGGACGGGCGTGCTCGCGACGCTCGCGGGGGTCGCACTCCGCTGGTACAGCATCCGCACGCTCGGCGACGCCTTCGACCGGTCGGTGACCGTGAGAGACGACCAGTCGGTCGTGGCGCGCGGGCCGTACGCCGTCGTCCGCCATCCCGCCTACACGGGCGGGTTCGTCGCACTCCTCGGCGTCGCGCTCTCGCTCGGCACGTGGCCGGGCGTCGCCGCGGTCGCCGCGGGCGTCAGCGCGGGATACGCGTACCGCATCCGCGTGGAGGAGCGCGCGCTCCGCCGCGAACTCGACGGCTACGACGACTACTGCGAGCGCGTCCCCGACCGCCTCGTCCCGGGAGTCTATTAG
- a CDS encoding Zn-ribbon domain-containing OB-fold protein: MYEPPFTRDRDANERLAARECDACGWVSFPEFRDICKRCESVGEWTDTELEERGTVQSYVVQQRLPDEFETPLPLAIMDVPQTSGGDPARVYGLFTETDPEHIDIGMKAEADFRRVFDVDGLPVHSFKFKRPRGDRL, translated from the coding sequence ATGTACGAACCCCCATTCACCCGCGACCGGGACGCGAACGAACGCCTCGCCGCCCGCGAGTGCGACGCCTGCGGCTGGGTGAGCTTCCCCGAGTTCCGCGACATCTGCAAGCGCTGCGAGAGCGTGGGCGAGTGGACGGACACCGAACTCGAAGAGCGCGGCACCGTCCAGTCCTACGTCGTCCAGCAACGGTTGCCGGACGAGTTCGAGACACCGCTCCCGCTCGCCATCATGGACGTCCCCCAGACGTCGGGCGGCGACCCCGCCCGCGTCTACGGCCTGTTCACGGAGACCGACCCGGAGCACATCGATATCGGGATGAAGGCCGAAGCCGACTTCCGCCGCGTCTTCGACGTGGACGGCCTCCCGGTCCACTCCTTCAAGTTCAAGCGCCCGCGGGGTGACCGGCTATGA
- a CDS encoding hydroxyacid-oxoacid transhydrogenase: MSYERSVSADSHDLSPESVWHIQMPEIRFGRDSVQELGFQLGDLGVPEDAHGLVVTDETLVELGHADRVVDNLTDAGFAVDVYDDSQREPSVSDVEDCVAFVRDEKGEDGYDFYVGLGGGSCMDTAKIARTIVANGGEPLDYVAEPTGAGEPVTDSGPPLVLMPTTAGTGAEISPVAILSVEEKDIKEGISSNHVRADAAVIDPTFTTTLPPDLTAKTAMDALGHAIEGYTTHEYDSLMRATDPAERPVYAGRTPLTEMFSEKAIDLLSNNVRTAVHNGDDLEARENMLQGALFGAIAGLTAGASLCHAMAYPVGNRYHTNHGETIAVLTPASTIDYNSASDPGRFADLAEMFDVDTAGMTNREAADALKEQYIQLQKDLNVLPSGLHELAGVTEDDLDWLAKQTVDTQKRLLRTNPRPVTEEDVREVFADALHNWD, from the coding sequence ATGAGCTACGAGCGGTCCGTGTCCGCTGACTCCCACGACCTCTCCCCGGAGTCGGTCTGGCACATCCAGATGCCGGAGATACGGTTCGGACGAGACTCGGTACAGGAACTCGGCTTCCAGCTCGGCGACCTCGGCGTCCCGGAGGACGCGCACGGACTCGTCGTCACCGACGAGACGCTCGTGGAACTCGGGCACGCCGACCGCGTCGTCGACAACCTCACCGACGCCGGGTTCGCGGTGGACGTGTACGACGACTCACAGCGCGAACCGTCCGTCTCCGACGTGGAGGACTGCGTCGCGTTCGTGCGTGACGAGAAGGGCGAGGACGGCTACGACTTCTACGTCGGACTGGGCGGCGGAAGCTGCATGGACACGGCGAAAATCGCGCGCACCATCGTCGCGAACGGCGGCGAGCCACTGGACTACGTCGCCGAGCCGACGGGCGCGGGCGAACCCGTCACGGACTCGGGGCCGCCGCTCGTGCTGATGCCGACGACCGCCGGAACGGGCGCGGAGATCTCGCCCGTCGCGATTCTCTCCGTGGAGGAGAAAGACATCAAGGAAGGCATCTCCAGCAATCACGTGCGCGCCGACGCCGCGGTGATCGACCCGACGTTCACCACGACGCTTCCGCCGGATCTCACCGCGAAGACGGCGATGGACGCGCTCGGGCACGCCATCGAGGGCTATACGACCCACGAGTACGACTCGCTGATGCGCGCGACCGACCCCGCCGAACGCCCCGTCTACGCGGGCCGCACGCCCCTGACTGAGATGTTCTCGGAGAAGGCCATCGACCTCCTCTCGAACAACGTCCGAACCGCCGTCCACAACGGCGACGACCTCGAAGCGAGGGAGAACATGCTGCAGGGAGCGCTGTTCGGCGCCATCGCGGGATTAACGGCGGGCGCGAGCCTCTGTCACGCGATGGCGTACCCGGTCGGGAACCGCTACCACACGAACCACGGCGAGACGATCGCGGTTCTCACACCCGCGAGTACTATCGACTACAACTCCGCGAGCGACCCCGGCCGGTTCGCGGACCTCGCGGAGATGTTCGACGTGGACACCGCGGGCATGACGAACCGCGAAGCCGCGGACGCGCTCAAGGAGCAGTACATTCAGCTACAGAAAGACCTGAACGTCCTGCCGAGCGGCCTCCACGAACTCGCGGGCGTCACCGAGGACGACCTGGACTGGCTCGCGAAACAGACCGTCGACACCCAGAAACGCCTCCTCAGAACGAATCCGCGGCCCGTCACCGAGGAGGACGTGCGGGAGGTGTTCGCCGACGCGCTCCACAACTGGGACTAG
- a CDS encoding alpha/beta hydrolase produces MDDDLAAEIREIAATGVPPWHAMSVASARRVEDDVFGGASRTVAFTRDLAIPGPRGEIPLRVYRDTDGPAGTLVFYHGGGWTLGTLDSAGDLCRELAARTDRVVVSVDYRLAPEHPFPAGLDDAYAALAWVSEHAGTFGGAGDLAVAGTSAGGNLAAAVALRARDHDGPDISQQALLYPITNHAFDTDSYRENADGPLLTRADMEWFWEQYVRSPVDAANPYASVLRARDHSGLPDATVVTAGHDPLRDDGAAYADALGDAGTPVEHHHYPSMAHGFLSLTDSVAVADDAMAAVAGRLRA; encoded by the coding sequence CTGGACGACGACCTGGCGGCCGAAATTCGGGAGATAGCGGCGACGGGCGTTCCGCCGTGGCACGCGATGAGCGTCGCGTCCGCGCGCCGCGTGGAGGACGACGTGTTCGGCGGTGCGTCGAGAACCGTCGCGTTCACGCGTGACCTCGCAATCCCGGGGCCGCGCGGCGAGATACCCCTGCGCGTCTACCGCGATACGGACGGCCCGGCGGGGACGCTCGTGTTCTACCACGGCGGCGGGTGGACGCTCGGAACGCTCGACTCGGCGGGCGACCTCTGCCGGGAACTCGCGGCGCGCACCGACCGCGTCGTCGTGTCCGTGGACTACCGGCTCGCGCCCGAACACCCGTTCCCGGCGGGCTTGGACGACGCGTACGCCGCCCTGGCGTGGGTGAGCGAGCACGCCGGGACGTTCGGCGGCGCGGGCGACCTCGCGGTCGCGGGAACGAGCGCGGGTGGGAACCTCGCCGCCGCCGTCGCGCTCCGCGCCCGCGACCACGACGGCCCGGATATCTCCCAGCAGGCGCTCCTCTACCCCATCACGAACCACGCGTTCGACACCGACTCCTACCGCGAGAACGCCGACGGCCCGTTACTCACCCGGGCGGACATGGAGTGGTTCTGGGAGCAGTACGTGCGGAGTCCCGTGGACGCCGCGAACCCGTACGCGAGCGTGCTCCGCGCCCGCGACCACTCGGGCCTCCCAGACGCGACAGTGGTGACGGCGGGCCACGACCCGCTCCGGGACGACGGTGCGGCGTACGCCGACGCGCTCGGCGACGCGGGAACGCCGGTCGAACACCACCACTATCCCTCGATGGCGCACGGCTTCCTCAGCCTCACGGACAGCGTGGCCGTCGCGGACGACGCGATGGCGGCGGTCGCGGGTCGCCTGCGGGCGTAG
- a CDS encoding APC family permease: MSERDLERNLTSIHSIAVIVGTMIGAGIFVVTGEAAAIMGPAVPLGFLVGVPVVLATAVVYSVYMSGPLGDHPGGAYMHISRTWNSTLVGYVFIWLKTVAFIGAQAVFATGFGNAMGYWPVFDFLGATEWAVVFLTAFYLIHLVGVDVFGRTQAAMTGVLVAILLLLGLPGLLYVQPGNFTPLFPAEKFGSGFVAPFVAGTSAIFFSYIGFESLAQTAGETENPRETLPKVFTGSVLVVGAIYLLVSVVVIGVLPWPAVAASSTPLTDAAATYFPVGTAGIVAVGSILAYATTANSGYVAPSRILYSLGRDGLIPDALTHVNDRFGTPDVGLTITWGISVALVATSTFSYALNVALGALVLMYLAHSLSAVALPHVNPGLYERSNLQLSPAALAGVGLFSAAAMAVFAWQTLSVGSIGSALDLLAAGRLGDALLANNVLLLAAWLLVGLTLYAGYRARTDDAIPDALPVGFLDEE, from the coding sequence ATGTCCGAGAGAGACCTCGAACGGAACCTGACGTCCATACACAGCATCGCCGTCATCGTCGGCACCATGATCGGCGCCGGCATCTTCGTCGTCACCGGCGAAGCCGCCGCCATCATGGGGCCGGCGGTGCCGCTCGGCTTCCTCGTCGGCGTCCCCGTCGTCCTCGCGACCGCAGTCGTCTACTCCGTGTACATGAGCGGCCCGCTCGGCGACCACCCGGGCGGCGCGTACATGCACATCTCCAGGACGTGGAACTCCACGCTCGTCGGGTACGTCTTCATCTGGCTGAAGACGGTGGCGTTCATCGGCGCGCAGGCCGTCTTCGCCACCGGGTTCGGGAACGCGATGGGGTACTGGCCCGTCTTCGACTTCCTCGGCGCGACCGAGTGGGCGGTCGTCTTCCTCACCGCGTTCTACCTGATTCACCTCGTCGGCGTGGACGTGTTCGGGCGCACGCAGGCCGCGATGACCGGCGTCCTCGTCGCCATCCTTCTCCTGCTCGGCCTCCCCGGACTGCTCTACGTCCAACCCGGGAACTTCACGCCGCTGTTCCCCGCGGAGAAGTTCGGGAGCGGGTTCGTCGCGCCCTTCGTCGCCGGGACGAGCGCCATCTTCTTCTCCTACATCGGCTTCGAGTCGCTCGCGCAGACCGCGGGCGAGACCGAGAACCCCCGCGAAACCCTCCCGAAGGTGTTCACGGGGAGCGTGCTCGTCGTCGGCGCTATCTACCTCCTCGTGAGCGTCGTCGTCATCGGCGTCCTCCCCTGGCCGGCCGTCGCCGCGTCCAGCACGCCGCTCACCGACGCCGCCGCGACGTACTTCCCGGTCGGGACGGCCGGCATCGTCGCCGTGGGGAGCATCCTCGCGTACGCCACCACCGCGAACTCGGGGTACGTCGCCCCCTCCCGCATCCTCTACAGCCTCGGCCGCGACGGCCTCATCCCGGACGCCCTCACGCACGTCAACGACCGGTTCGGCACGCCCGACGTTGGCCTCACCATCACGTGGGGAATCTCGGTCGCGCTCGTCGCCACGTCCACGTTCAGTTACGCGCTGAACGTCGCGCTCGGCGCGCTCGTCCTGATGTACCTCGCGCACTCCCTCTCCGCCGTCGCGCTCCCGCACGTCAACCCCGGCCTCTACGAGCGCAGCAACCTCCAGCTCTCCCCCGCCGCCCTCGCCGGTGTCGGCCTGTTCAGCGCCGCAGCGATGGCCGTGTTCGCCTGGCAGACGCTCTCCGTCGGCTCCATCGGGAGCGCGCTCGACCTGCTCGCCGCCGGCCGACTCGGCGACGCGCTCCTCGCGAACAACGTCCTCCTCCTCGCCGCCTGGCTGCTCGTCGGCCTCACACTCTACGCCGGCTACCGCGCCCGCACCGACGACGCGATCCCGGACGCGCTCCCCGTCGGCTTCCTCGACGAGGAGTGA
- a CDS encoding acyl-CoA synthetase yields MTVSDRLDPYHFYEDDWDDYDALRDAFEWEVPDRFNMAHYVCDRWDDDERVALYAEDGDRERTLTFGDLADATDRLANHLAARGVEPGDRVGVNAPQKPETVIAHVAAWKLGAVSVPLSTLFGVDGLSYRLDDSGTVACVVDASNVDTLRDVRDDLDDHHTVLTVDVDDPTGDEADLWDAIDDSSADFDTADTDAEDDAIIIYTSGTTGDPKGVRHAHRLLLGHLPLFLTTFCNLDLREDDVAWTPSEWAWVASLFDVVFPALYYGRPVVASAGGQFDPADAFETIERYDVSLLFAPPTALRMMMRVDDPDETYDTDAVRVISSGGESLGQSIVDWGEDVFAGAAVHEGYGQTEANLLIGDCTALTEFREGKMGLAGPGHDVRIVDTETAEPTVDSGAVGEIAVRYDGDPVCFKSYLNKPEKTERKVRNGWLLTEDLGRMDADGYVSFVSRKDDVIISAGYRIGPEEIEESLAGHDAVADAAVIGVPDDERGEIPKAFVVLADGYDPRDDLRERLQSHVKERLAKYEYPRELEFIDALPKTTTGKVRRADLR; encoded by the coding sequence ATGACAGTATCCGACCGGCTCGACCCGTACCACTTCTACGAGGACGACTGGGACGATTACGACGCCCTGCGCGACGCCTTCGAGTGGGAGGTTCCGGATCGGTTCAACATGGCGCACTACGTCTGCGACCGCTGGGACGACGACGAGCGGGTCGCGCTGTACGCGGAGGACGGCGACCGCGAACGCACGCTCACGTTCGGCGACCTCGCGGACGCGACCGACCGGCTCGCGAACCACCTCGCCGCACGGGGCGTCGAACCCGGCGACCGCGTCGGCGTGAACGCCCCGCAGAAACCGGAGACGGTCATCGCGCACGTCGCCGCGTGGAAACTCGGCGCCGTCTCCGTCCCCCTCAGTACGCTGTTCGGCGTCGACGGCCTCTCCTATCGCCTCGACGACTCCGGAACCGTCGCGTGCGTGGTCGACGCGTCCAACGTCGACACGCTCCGGGACGTCCGCGACGACCTCGACGACCACCACACCGTCCTCACCGTGGACGTCGACGACCCCACCGGGGACGAGGCCGACCTCTGGGACGCCATCGACGATTCCTCCGCCGACTTCGATACCGCAGACACGGACGCCGAGGACGACGCGATCATCATCTACACGTCCGGCACCACCGGCGACCCGAAAGGCGTCCGGCACGCCCACCGCCTCCTCCTCGGCCACCTCCCACTCTTCCTCACCACCTTCTGCAACCTCGACCTCCGCGAGGACGACGTCGCGTGGACGCCCTCCGAGTGGGCGTGGGTCGCCTCCCTCTTCGACGTCGTCTTCCCCGCGCTCTACTACGGCCGGCCGGTCGTCGCCTCCGCCGGCGGCCAGTTCGACCCCGCGGACGCCTTCGAAACTATCGAGCGGTACGACGTCTCCCTCCTCTTCGCACCGCCGACCGCGCTCCGAATGATGATGCGGGTCGACGACCCCGACGAGACCTACGACACGGACGCGGTGCGCGTAATCTCGAGCGGCGGCGAATCCCTCGGGCAGAGCATCGTCGACTGGGGCGAAGACGTCTTCGCGGGCGCGGCCGTCCACGAGGGGTACGGCCAGACGGAGGCCAACCTCCTCATCGGGGACTGCACCGCGCTCACCGAGTTCCGCGAGGGGAAGATGGGGCTCGCCGGCCCCGGACACGACGTCCGCATCGTCGACACCGAAACGGCGGAACCCACGGTCGACTCCGGGGCGGTCGGCGAGATCGCGGTTCGGTACGACGGCGACCCCGTCTGCTTCAAGTCCTACCTGAACAAGCCCGAGAAGACGGAGCGGAAGGTCCGGAACGGCTGGCTGCTCACCGAGGACCTCGGGCGGATGGACGCTGACGGCTACGTCTCCTTCGTGAGCCGGAAGGACGACGTGATCATCTCTGCGGGCTACCGCATCGGCCCCGAGGAAATCGAGGAGAGCCTCGCCGGTCACGACGCCGTCGCGGACGCGGCCGTCATCGGCGTGCCGGACGACGAACGCGGCGAAATCCCGAAGGCGTTCGTCGTGCTCGCCGACGGCTACGACCCGAGAGACGACCTCCGCGAACGCCTGCAGTCGCACGTGAAGGAACGGCTCGCGAAGTACGAGTACCCGCGTGAGCTCGAGTTCATCGACGCCCTCCCGAAAACGACGACCGGGAAAGTACGGCGCGCGGACCTCCGCTAG